CGACGTCCTGGGCAGGTACCGACGTCGTCGGGCAGGCGCCACAACGGCTGCATCCGCCCGAGCTGCCGCAGGCGCCGCCCACTGCCGCGGGAATCGCCTGGCGCAGGCCGTGGCCGGCGCGGCGCACGACGGCCAGCGACGACCGCTCCAGCGGCCGGCTCAGCATCGCCAGCAACCGTCCAAACACGGATGGTGCCAGCCGGCGCAGCGTCGAGACCGCGCTGACGCCAACCACCACGGCGATGATGACGTATTGCACCATCAGGCCAGTCTCGCTCATGTCAGTGCCCGGGTGATCTGGAAAGTCAGGAACGCGGCGAAATAGGCCAGCGCGAAAAGATAGCCCGCGGCAAGCCAGACGTTGCGCCAGGAATTGGTTTCGCGCCGGATCGTCGCCAGGGTGGACAGGCACTGCGGCGCAAACACATACCACGCCAGCAGGGACAGTGCCGTGGCCAGCGACCACTGCGTCGCAATCACCGGCCCCAGCTGCTGGGCAATCGTGTCATCAGTACCGGACATCGCGTACACCGTGCCGAGTGCCGACACCGCCACCTCGCGCGCGGCCAGGCCGGGGATCAGCGCAATGCAGATCTGCCAGTTGAATCCGATCGGTGCGAACACGTATTCCAGGGCGCGGCCGATGCGGCCGGCCAGGCTGTAGTCGATGGCAGGCCCCGTCGCCCCTTCGGGCGGCGCGGGGAAAGTCGACAGGAACCACAGCAATACGGTAAGCGCCAGGATGATCGTTCCCACGCGCTTGACGAAGATCCCGGTGCGCTCCCACAAACCCAGCAGCAGGTCGCGCGGATGCGGCAACCGGTAGGACGGCAGTTCCATGATCAGCGCGTGCTCGCTGCGATCGCGACGCAGTCGCTTCATCACCCAGGCCACGGCCAGCGCACCGGCGATGCCCGCCACATAGAGCGCGAACAGCACCACGCCCTGCAGGTTGAAGATGCCCCACACCGTGCGCTGGGGAATGAACGCGGCGATCAGCAAGGTATAGACCGGAAGGCGCGCCGAGCAGGTCATCAGCGGCGCCACCAGGATGGTGGTCAGGCGGTCACGCGGGTCCTGGATACTGCGGGTGGCCATGATGCCGGGAATGGCGCAGGCAAAACTCGACAGCAGCGGGATGAAGGAACGGCCACTCAATCCCACCTTGAACATCAGGCGGTCGAGCAGGAAGGCGGCGCGCGGCAGATAGCCGGATTCTTCCAACGCGAGGATGAAAAAGAACAGGATCAGGATCTGGGGCAGGAACACGAGTACCGCGCCCAGTCCGGCGAACAGGCCGTCGTTGATCAGGCTGTGCAAAGGCCCTTGCGGCAGCGCTGAAGACGACCAGGCACCCAGCGCCTTGATGCCCCCTTCGATGCCTTCCATGAGCGGCTCGGCCCAGGAAAAAACACTCTGGAAGATCAGGAACATCAGCACGGCCAGGATCATCAGCCCCCAGGCGGGATGCAGCACGACGCGGTCGATCGCGTCATCGAACACAGCGGTTCGCCGCGGCATCGTCACCGCCTGCGACAGCAGCTGGCGGACCTGGGCGTGCGGATCACCTGCCGCTGCCTCGCCAGGTGCGGGTGCGGAAACATCCAGGTCCAGCCGCTCGATCAACGGACGCGCGCCACCGCGGCGCA
This genomic stretch from Tahibacter amnicola harbors:
- the feoB gene encoding ferrous iron transport protein B; this translates as MTALRIALVGNPNCGKTALFNLLTGSRQKVANYAGVTVERKQGRYVAPSGRSVELLDLPGTYSLDATSPDEAITRDICLGVFPGESRPDLLVCVADATNLRLHLRFVLEVRALGLPMVVALNMVDAAQRRGIRIDVAALERELGVPVIETVAVRRGGARPLIERLDLDVSAPAPGEAAAGDPHAQVRQLLSQAVTMPRRTAVFDDAIDRVVLHPAWGLMILAVLMFLIFQSVFSWAEPLMEGIEGGIKALGAWSSSALPQGPLHSLINDGLFAGLGAVLVFLPQILILFFFILALEESGYLPRAAFLLDRLMFKVGLSGRSFIPLLSSFACAIPGIMATRSIQDPRDRLTTILVAPLMTCSARLPVYTLLIAAFIPQRTVWGIFNLQGVVLFALYVAGIAGALAVAWVMKRLRRDRSEHALIMELPSYRLPHPRDLLLGLWERTGIFVKRVGTIILALTVLLWFLSTFPAPPEGATGPAIDYSLAGRIGRALEYVFAPIGFNWQICIALIPGLAAREVAVSALGTVYAMSGTDDTIAQQLGPVIATQWSLATALSLLAWYVFAPQCLSTLATIRRETNSWRNVWLAAGYLFALAYFAAFLTFQITRALT
- a CDS encoding DUF6587 family protein, encoding MSETGLMVQYVIIAVVVGVSAVSTLRRLAPSVFGRLLAMLSRPLERSSLAVVRRAGHGLRQAIPAAVGGACGSSGGCSRCGACPTTSVPAQDVAVMPLAPPRPLR